In Streptomyces nojiriensis, the sequence CGGGAGATCGTGTCGGTCTCCTGCACGTGGCTGGCGGTCTTGTCACCGCCGAGCCGGATCTCGGTGCGGTACTCGGTGAAGTCCACCGGCCCGTCGCCGAACTGCGCCCGCTTGTAGAAGTCGGCCAGGGATTCGATCTGCTTGATCCACCAGCTGGGCTCCTCGAAGCGGTAGTCCTCGGAGCCGCGGCCCAGGAAGACCAGGCGCTTGGCGTCGAAGCTCCCGCCGCGCTCCGGGTAGTGGACCCCGTAGACGAAGAGGAACCGGCCGGGCGAGAGCATCTCGTCGATGTGCCCGGAGGCGTCGATGTAGGGCTCGTCCAGGTTGCGGACCAGCTCGGCACTGGGGTCACCGGCGAGGGAGACGTCGAACTCGCGCCCGTCTGAGGTCTTCAGCCTCAGCAGCCGGGCCCCGGAGTCGAAGCGGGTGACGTATCCCGCGATCGTGTCGGAGAAGGAGAAGGTCACGGCGTCAGCCATGGGTCACGCACCGTCCTTGTCGTGAGTGCCGTCGTCCTCGTATCCCTGGCTGACCTCGACGATGACCCCGTCGGGATCGCGGACCCACACGGTCCGCCAGCCGCAGATGAAGTCGTCGAAGTCCAGCGGTCCCAGGGTCACTTCCGCCGCGTCGCCCAGCTCGGCCAGGAACGCGTCCACGCTGTCGGTCTGGAAGGCCAGGTGGCGCATCCGGCCGGGGGCCTGCGGACCGTCGTCGTCCGCCGGGCGGGCCGGTTCGGTCTCGCCGGCCGCGAAGAGCTCCAGGTACGCGTCCCCCTTGCGCAGGAACACGATCTGCGTCGGCCCGAGGTCGACCACCCGGGCCCGGGTGAAGCCGAAGTACCGGGTGTAGAACTCCTCGGTGGTCTTCTGGTCCGTGCAGTTCAGGCCCACGTGGGACCACCGCAGCCCGGCGGCCATCAGCCGGCTCCCCGGCCCCGGCCGGCCGCGATCAGTTCGATGATCCGGCGGGCGAACAGGTGGTGGTGGGCTCCGGTGCGGCCGGTGACCAGGTCCCCGTCGACCACCACGTCCTCGTCGACGTACTCCCCGCCCATGTTCCGGACGTCACCGATGAGGTTGTTGTGGCAGACCACCTTGCGGCCGCGGATCTTGTCCGGGATCGAGGAGGCCAGCCACATGCCGTGGCAGATGATCCCCTTGAGGACCGTCGGCTCCTCGAAGGCCCGGCGCAGCAGCTCGGTCGCCGGGGCGAGGACGTCCACGTCCTCGGTGTAGCGCAGCCGGTCGGCCACCATGCCGGAGGGCACGATGACCGCCGCGTACCGGCGCAGCTCCGCGTCGCTCAGCCCCTCCAGGGACTGCGTGGCGGTGAAGGGCGCCCGGTACTCGTGTCCGGTGAAGGTGATGGAGTCGTTGCCCCACAGCCGGGTCAGGAAGTCGACCTCGGCGCCCTCCTCGGCGAACCGGTGCTGGTAGTAGAAGATCTCCGGCTCGTAGTAGTCGCTCTCGACCAGGACCGCGATCCGGGTCCCGGACAGCGCGCCCTCGCGCAGCACCGCGTCAGACACGGGAGGCTCCCTTCAGGAAGTCCGCCGCGCGCTCGGCGATCATCGCGATGGCGGTGTGGCAGTTGCCGGACGGGACCGCGGGCATCACGCTCGCGTCGACCACGCGCAGGTTCCGTACGCCGTGCACCCGCAGTTCGGGGTCGACGACGGAGAGGTCGTCGATGCCCATGCGGCAGGAGCCGGCCTGGTGGTGGTAGCTCTCCGACTTCTGCTTCGCGAAGGTCCGCAGATCGTCGTCGCTCGCGTAGCCGGGGCCGGGCTGGAGCTCCTGCTTGTACCAGGGCGAGAAGGCGGAGGTCGCGAAGATCTCCCGGGCGATCTTGATGCCCTGCACCATCCGTTCCAGGTCCCACCGGTCGCCCAGGTAGTTCGGGTTGATCAGCGGGTGGGCCAGCGGGTCGGCGCTCGCCAGCTTGATCCAGCCGCGCGAGACGGGCCGTACGACGCCCGGCAGGATGGACACCGTGTTGGGGTGGTCCTGGCCGACGATCACGTCGAACGGCACGTGGACGAAGGCGATCTGCAGGTCGGGGGCGGGCAGCCCGGGCTGCGAGGACAGGAATAGAGCGCTCTCCGACAGGTTCTGCGCCGGTGGCGGGAGCTCCTGGGTGACCTCGGCCATCAGCCCGGTCAGGACGTGGTTGTGGAAGTTCTCGCCGACCCCGGGCAGGGCCGCGGTGACCTCGATGCCGTGTTCGCGCAGCTGCTCCGGGTGGCCGATGCCGGAGAGCAGCAGCAGCTTCGGGGACTCGATCGCCCCGGCCGCGACGATCACCTCGCGGCGGGCCCGTACGGTGTGGGGCCCGGGCGCCGCGGCGGTGCTGTGGCCGTCCCGGACGGTCCGGCCCGGGACCTCGCTGCCCGAAAGCGTGGCCGGAGCCTTCAGCTGGACGTACTCGACGCCCGTGCAAGTGTCCCCGTCGAACAGCAGCCGGGTGCTCTGCGCGTTGGTGCGCAGGGTCAGGTTGGCGCGGCGCAGCGCCGGCTCCAGGTAGGCGGCGAGGACGCCCTGGCGGCGGCCGTCGGCCACGTCGATGTGGTGCCAGCCGGTGCCGAAGAGGCCGCGCCGGGGGCCGTCGGTGTTGAAGTCGGCGATCTCCTGGTGGCCCAGCTCGACGGCGGCGTCGATGAAGGCGCGGGAGACCGGGTTGGGGCCGTGCCGCCCGGCGTTGGTGATCCGCTGCGGGCCCCGGGTGCCCGTGGTGGCGGCGGTGACGTCCTCCTGGCCCTCCAGCAGGGCGAAGTAGGGCAGCACGTCCTCGTGGGACCAGCCGGCGGCGCCCTGGTAGGCCCAGTTGTCGAAGTCCGAGGCGTGGCCCCGGATGTGCATCATGATGTAGAGGTTGCTGCTGCCGCCGGGGGCCTTGCCGCGCGGTTCGTACGTACGGCGGCCGTCGAGTCCGGGCTGCGGGGTGCTCGTGTAGCCCCAGTCCACCGGCCCGCCGAGGAGCTTGTACCAGGAGGACGGGTCGTCCACCTCGGGCGGGATGCGGGAGCCGCCCGCCTCCAGGACCAGGACGGAGACGTCCGGGTCCTCGGACAGCCGGTCGGCCAGCACGCTGCCGGCGGTGCCGGATCCCACGACGATGTAGTCGTACTCTTCGACGCTCACGGATCCCCCTCAGCCCTGGCCCAGCACCTGGAAGGGAACCGTGTCGTGGTAGTTCGCCATGTAGGCGATCTTTCCGTCCACGATCCGGAAGAAGTTCATGACCTCGGCCTCGATGGCCTCGCCGGAGGCGCTGACCGCGGTCAGGTGCGAGACGGCCGCGGCCTTCTCGCCGTCGACGATGAAGTGCACGGGCTCGTTCCGGAAGACCCGGTACATCGTGCCCATGCCCTTCATCATCGAGCGCAGCACCTCCAGGCCCTCGATGTGGCCGGCGAGCTGCTCGTCCATCACCTGGTCGTCGGCGAACAGGTCGCACCAGCGGTCCCAGTCCCCGGCGTTGGCGTACTCGTAGTACTTCCGAAGGATTTCGGTGTGGCTCTCGTGTCGGTCCATCGCGCTCAACCCCCTATCGGTCCCTGCGGGTTCCGTCCGGTGCGAACGGCGCCCAGAACTGGCTGAAGGCGGTCGCCGAGTCCCCGAAGAGCCCGTCCCGGCCCTCGACGATCCGGCCGCCGCGCCACCGCATGAAGTGGAAGACCGGGTAGTCCATCCGCTCGTACGGGGACGTGCTCGTCTCGTCCGCGCCGTCCCGCAGGGCCACGTTGCGGCACACGTCGGCGCTGCAGTCCTCGCCGACGAGGACCGCCTGGATGTCCATCCGGAAGGTGCCGCCCGTGAGCTTGTGGGTCTGCCCCATCAGCTCCAGGAAGGCGTCCAGGCTCTCGTACCAGCCGGCCAGCGGGTGGCTGCCCGGCACCAGCCAGCGCAGGTCCTCGGAGTAGTACTCCAGGATGCGCGCCCGGTCGCCGGAGCCGAGGGCGGCGTAGGCCGCCTCGACCCGCTCCCGTGTCACTTCGGTCATCGTCGCTTCTCCTTCGCCGGCGCTCAGAGCGAGCCGGAACCGGGCATCGGCGCCAGGTCGTTGACGGTGTACTGCTTGA encodes:
- a CDS encoding nuclear transport factor 2 family protein, yielding MDRHESHTEILRKYYEYANAGDWDRWCDLFADDQVMDEQLAGHIEGLEVLRSMMKGMGTMYRVFRNEPVHFIVDGEKAAAVSHLTAVSASGEAIEAEVMNFFRIVDGKIAYMANYHDTVPFQVLGQG
- a CDS encoding DJ-1/PfpI family protein, which translates into the protein MSDAVLREGALSGTRIAVLVESDYYEPEIFYYQHRFAEEGAEVDFLTRLWGNDSITFTGHEYRAPFTATQSLEGLSDAELRRYAAVIVPSGMVADRLRYTEDVDVLAPATELLRRAFEEPTVLKGIICHGMWLASSIPDKIRGRKVVCHNNLIGDVRNMGGEYVDEDVVVDGDLVTGRTGAHHHLFARRIIELIAAGRGRGAG
- a CDS encoding GMC family oxidoreductase — translated: MSVEEYDYIVVGSGTAGSVLADRLSEDPDVSVLVLEAGGSRIPPEVDDPSSWYKLLGGPVDWGYTSTPQPGLDGRRTYEPRGKAPGGSSNLYIMMHIRGHASDFDNWAYQGAAGWSHEDVLPYFALLEGQEDVTAATTGTRGPQRITNAGRHGPNPVSRAFIDAAVELGHQEIADFNTDGPRRGLFGTGWHHIDVADGRRQGVLAAYLEPALRRANLTLRTNAQSTRLLFDGDTCTGVEYVQLKAPATLSGSEVPGRTVRDGHSTAAAPGPHTVRARREVIVAAGAIESPKLLLLSGIGHPEQLREHGIEVTAALPGVGENFHNHVLTGLMAEVTQELPPPAQNLSESALFLSSQPGLPAPDLQIAFVHVPFDVIVGQDHPNTVSILPGVVRPVSRGWIKLASADPLAHPLINPNYLGDRWDLERMVQGIKIAREIFATSAFSPWYKQELQPGPGYASDDDLRTFAKQKSESYHHQAGSCRMGIDDLSVVDPELRVHGVRNLRVVDASVMPAVPSGNCHTAIAMIAERAADFLKGASRV
- a CDS encoding nuclear transport factor 2 family protein; translated protein: MTEVTRERVEAAYAALGSGDRARILEYYSEDLRWLVPGSHPLAGWYESLDAFLELMGQTHKLTGGTFRMDIQAVLVGEDCSADVCRNVALRDGADETSTSPYERMDYPVFHFMRWRGGRIVEGRDGLFGDSATAFSQFWAPFAPDGTRRDR
- a CDS encoding VOC family protein translates to MAAGLRWSHVGLNCTDQKTTEEFYTRYFGFTRARVVDLGPTQIVFLRKGDAYLELFAAGETEPARPADDDGPQAPGRMRHLAFQTDSVDAFLAELGDAAEVTLGPLDFDDFICGWRTVWVRDPDGVIVEVSQGYEDDGTHDKDGA